From Heliomicrobium modesticaldum Ice1, a single genomic window includes:
- the rplT gene encoding 50S ribosomal protein L20 produces MARVKTGPMSRKRHKKILKLARGYRNAHSKLFRTAHQSVMKALSYAYAHRKKKKGDFRKIWITRINAAARMNGISYSVMMNGLKKAGVAVNRKMLADLAVNDLPAFAKLVDVAKAKGNA; encoded by the coding sequence ATGGCTCGCGTCAAGACGGGTCCCATGTCCCGTAAACGACATAAAAAAATCCTCAAACTCGCTCGCGGCTACCGCAACGCCCATTCCAAGCTTTTCCGCACCGCCCACCAGTCGGTCATGAAGGCGCTCTCTTACGCCTACGCCCATCGCAAGAAGAAGAAGGGTGACTTCCGCAAGATCTGGATCACCCGGATCAATGCTGCCGCTCGCATGAACGGCATCTCCTACAGCGTCATGATGAACGGCCTGAAAAAAGCCGGCGTCGCTGTCAACCGCAAGATGCTCGCTGACCTGGCTGTCAACGACCTGCCGGCTTTTGCCAAGCTCGTCGATGTGGCCAAGGCGAAAGGGAACGCTTAA
- a CDS encoding TrkH family potassium uptake protein, translating into MYRYEPPRPIFAPYVQGKRPAHGLSPARVLVAGFALIILIGGFLLSTPMASRSGLGTRFVDALFTATSAVCVTGLVVVDTHDNFSLFGQLIIITLIQVGGIGFMTMATLIYLLMGKRINLKERLLMQEALNSLSVQGVVRLARHVLLATFLIEGIGGVILSMRFIPEMGLAKGLYYGFFHAISAFCNAGFDLFGGFRGITGYVDDPIVNVTVSILIIIGGLGFTVIAETFRYREIRRFSLHTKLVWMMTVILILLAATAIFFLEFNNPKTLGALGWEGKLLAAYFQGVTPRTAGYNTVSIADLKPATQFFLIILMFIGASPGSTGGGIKTTTLASLLAAVWSMRQGKIDVGFFERRIPPDTIYKAVGITVMAVLLVVTVTMLLTITENADFLALLFEATSAFGTVGLTMAVTPNLSDFGRMLIALTMFIGRLGPLTLAVALSSNVPAKLRYPEEKIMVG; encoded by the coding sequence ATGTATAGATATGAACCGCCCAGACCCATTTTCGCCCCCTATGTGCAGGGGAAGCGACCCGCCCATGGATTATCGCCGGCGAGGGTACTCGTCGCCGGCTTCGCTTTGATCATCCTGATCGGGGGATTTCTGCTGAGCACGCCGATGGCGTCGCGGAGCGGTCTGGGGACGCGCTTCGTCGACGCGCTCTTTACGGCCACATCGGCTGTCTGTGTGACCGGTTTAGTGGTTGTCGATACCCATGATAATTTTTCGCTTTTCGGGCAGTTGATCATCATCACACTGATCCAGGTCGGCGGTATCGGCTTCATGACCATGGCCACCTTGATCTACCTGTTGATGGGCAAGCGGATCAACCTGAAGGAGCGGCTGCTCATGCAGGAGGCTTTGAACAGCCTCTCCGTGCAGGGCGTTGTCCGGCTGGCCCGCCATGTGCTGTTGGCCACCTTTCTGATCGAAGGAATCGGCGGGGTCATCCTGTCGATGCGATTCATCCCCGAGATGGGACTGGCAAAGGGGCTCTATTACGGCTTTTTTCACGCCATCTCCGCCTTTTGCAACGCCGGATTTGATCTCTTCGGCGGTTTTCGCGGCATCACCGGTTATGTGGACGATCCGATCGTCAACGTGACTGTGTCCATTCTCATCATCATCGGCGGCTTGGGGTTTACCGTCATCGCCGAAACATTCCGCTACCGGGAGATTCGGCGATTCAGCCTCCACACGAAATTGGTCTGGATGATGACGGTCATCCTCATCCTCCTGGCCGCCACGGCCATCTTCTTCCTTGAATTCAACAATCCGAAGACGCTGGGCGCCTTGGGTTGGGAGGGAAAACTACTGGCCGCTTACTTTCAAGGCGTGACGCCTCGGACTGCCGGTTACAACACCGTAAGCATCGCCGATCTCAAACCAGCCACGCAGTTTTTCCTGATCATCCTCATGTTCATCGGCGCTTCGCCCGGCTCCACCGGCGGGGGGATCAAGACGACTACGCTGGCGTCTTTGTTGGCCGCCGTATGGAGCATGCGCCAAGGGAAGATCGATGTGGGTTTCTTCGAGCGGCGCATCCCGCCGGACACCATCTACAAGGCTGTCGGGATCACGGTGATGGCTGTCTTGCTCGTCGTTACTGTGACGATGTTGCTGACGATCACGGAAAACGCTGACTTCCTGGCGTTGCTTTTTGAGGCGACTTCAGCCTTCGGCACCGTAGGGCTTACCATGGCAGTCACGCCGAATCTGAGCGATTTCGGACGGATGTTGATCGCGCTGACCATGTTCATTGGCCGGCTGGGACCGCTCACACTGGCCGTCGCGCTCAGCAGCAATGTCCCGGCCAAACTGCGTTACCCGGAAGAAAAAATCATGGTGGGGTAG
- a CDS encoding TrmH family RNA methyltransferase, whose amino-acid sequence MKITSPDNRHVKEARSLSRKKERGVTGKYLIEGVRLAEEAAASSVSLAYCLYTERVAAQPRGRRLLDRLAAAGVDCLEVDDRALATITETEQSQGIVLVANLAPAHWEAVIAAPEPFLLIVDGVQDPGNLGTIIRTAEAAGVTGVLLTPGTVDPYGPKVIRGTMGALFRLPVATVPSAKGLAASLRERDISLAVADARDGVPYFEAPWDRGSIAIVIGSEAHGPRPFWGDLAQLRVRIPLAPPVESLNAAVAAAVLLFEAARHRSVASTRGL is encoded by the coding sequence TTGAAGATCACCTCTCCAGACAACCGGCATGTGAAGGAGGCCCGCTCTCTTTCGCGAAAAAAGGAGCGGGGCGTCACCGGCAAGTATCTCATTGAAGGGGTGCGGCTCGCCGAAGAGGCAGCTGCCTCTTCGGTCTCCCTTGCCTATTGCCTCTATACGGAGCGGGTAGCGGCCCAGCCGCGGGGACGGCGCCTGCTGGATCGCTTGGCCGCTGCCGGTGTCGACTGCCTGGAGGTCGACGATCGAGCACTGGCCACGATTACGGAGACGGAACAGAGTCAGGGGATCGTCCTTGTCGCCAACCTGGCGCCGGCCCACTGGGAGGCGGTCATCGCCGCGCCCGAGCCCTTTTTGCTGATCGTCGATGGTGTACAGGATCCCGGCAACCTGGGAACGATCATCCGCACCGCCGAGGCGGCCGGTGTGACCGGCGTCCTGCTCACGCCGGGAACGGTCGACCCTTACGGTCCGAAGGTGATCCGGGGGACTATGGGCGCCCTCTTCCGCCTGCCTGTGGCGACAGTTCCCTCGGCAAAAGGGCTTGCCGCCTCCCTGCGGGAGCGAGACATCAGCCTTGCCGTAGCCGATGCCCGCGACGGCGTACCCTATTTTGAGGCGCCCTGGGATCGAGGAAGCATCGCCATCGTCATCGGAAGCGAGGCCCACGGACCCCGGCCTTTCTGGGGGGACCTGGCTCAACTGCGGGTGCGCATCCCCTTGGCGCCGCCTGTCGAATCGCTCAACGCCGCTGTCGCCGCCGCCGTGCTCCTTTTCGAAGCGGCTCGTCATCGCTCGGTTGCTTCGACGAGGGGGCTATGA
- the pheT gene encoding phenylalanine--tRNA ligase subunit beta, translating into MRVSIDWLGDYVNAGLEAAELGEKLTRSGIAVENVLYRNKGLDKVVVGKIVEMIKHPEADRLWICTVDTGAGVRIIVTGAQNVRVGQKVPVALPGAHLPKGVKIEESVLRGIPSSGMLCSAEELGLEEKTIAPEDREGILILSDDAATGQPVSAALGLDDAVLELELTPNRADCLAVLNVAREVAAITGADLRLPEVTVSEKGEGCAEAQVKVTIEESDLCGRYAARLFTNLRLGPSPTWMQQRLQAAGMRPINNIVDITNYVMLELGHPLHAFDYDRIKDGHIIVRRARSGEKLVTLDGQERELNPENLVIADPEKAVGLAGVMGGLNSEISAGTTTVLLEAAHFHPANIRRTARQLGLRSEASQRFEKGVNIDTVVLAMNRAAQLVADLNVADVVPGYVDNYLRKVVPLEIPFSVDRINALLGTRLTGDDMDAIFQRLRFPVKWLGEGEKRSGLLSAPAYRPDLQGEHDLAEEVARLYGYDRIPTTLPKGETTVGQRTWPQTVRERIADTLVGAGLREVVTFSFINPRHLDRLGLPAEDLLRQVVSVQNPLSEEQGILRPTILPGLLEVAARNASRRIADLAIFEIGSTFSPRALPLKELPDEPWKVSALVMGEEPIHWSGKPKAVDFYYLKGIAEKLLATLKIDDVAWQREKEVPYLHPGRSARLTVEREGVKIQLGVLGEVHPDVREAYDLVGRPVVMELDLSALTLLARAKGDYTPLPRYPSTDRDMAMVLPLDIPASQVEAVIAETGGEILERWRLFDVYQGNQIAQGYRSLAYTLRYQAPDRTLTDDEVNSRHESIKAALVERLGARFR; encoded by the coding sequence ATGCGCGTATCGATCGACTGGCTCGGCGACTACGTCAATGCCGGCCTGGAAGCCGCCGAACTGGGTGAGAAGCTGACCCGTTCCGGCATCGCCGTGGAAAACGTGCTGTACCGGAACAAGGGGCTTGACAAGGTTGTCGTCGGCAAGATTGTAGAAATGATCAAACACCCGGAGGCGGACCGCCTTTGGATCTGCACCGTCGATACCGGTGCGGGCGTTCGCATCATCGTCACCGGCGCCCAGAATGTTCGCGTCGGACAGAAAGTGCCTGTCGCATTGCCGGGGGCCCACCTGCCCAAAGGCGTGAAGATCGAAGAGTCGGTCCTGCGAGGCATCCCGTCGTCGGGCATGCTCTGCTCTGCCGAAGAACTGGGCCTTGAGGAGAAGACGATCGCCCCGGAAGACCGGGAAGGCATCCTCATCCTCAGCGACGATGCGGCAACAGGCCAGCCTGTCTCTGCCGCCCTTGGCCTCGACGACGCCGTGCTGGAACTGGAACTGACGCCCAACCGAGCCGACTGCCTGGCTGTGCTCAACGTAGCCCGCGAGGTGGCGGCCATCACCGGCGCCGACCTGCGCCTGCCCGAGGTGACCGTCTCTGAAAAGGGCGAGGGCTGCGCCGAGGCGCAGGTGAAGGTCACCATCGAAGAGAGCGACCTCTGCGGCCGCTACGCCGCCCGGCTCTTCACTAACCTGCGTCTCGGCCCGTCACCGACGTGGATGCAGCAGCGACTGCAGGCTGCCGGCATGCGCCCGATCAACAACATCGTCGACATCACCAACTATGTCATGCTGGAACTGGGCCATCCCCTGCATGCCTTCGACTACGACAGGATCAAGGACGGCCATATCATCGTCCGGCGCGCCCGGTCCGGGGAAAAACTGGTCACCCTGGACGGGCAGGAACGGGAATTGAACCCTGAAAACCTGGTCATCGCCGATCCGGAGAAGGCTGTCGGCCTGGCCGGCGTCATGGGCGGGCTGAACAGCGAGATCTCCGCCGGCACAACCACGGTGCTGCTCGAGGCGGCCCACTTTCACCCGGCCAACATCCGCCGCACCGCCCGCCAGCTCGGCTTGCGTTCCGAGGCGTCCCAGCGCTTCGAGAAGGGCGTCAACATCGACACGGTGGTGCTGGCGATGAACCGGGCTGCCCAACTGGTGGCTGACCTGAATGTGGCCGATGTGGTTCCCGGCTATGTCGATAATTATCTTCGGAAGGTGGTCCCCTTAGAGATCCCCTTTTCTGTCGATCGGATCAACGCCCTTTTGGGCACCAGACTGACCGGCGACGACATGGATGCCATCTTCCAACGGCTTCGGTTCCCCGTCAAATGGCTCGGTGAAGGCGAAAAGCGTTCAGGGCTCCTGAGCGCGCCGGCCTACAGGCCCGACCTGCAAGGGGAGCATGACCTGGCGGAGGAGGTGGCGCGCCTCTACGGCTATGACCGCATCCCGACGACCTTGCCGAAAGGGGAGACGACTGTCGGCCAGCGCACCTGGCCCCAGACGGTGCGCGAACGCATCGCCGACACACTCGTCGGCGCCGGACTTCGCGAAGTGGTTACCTTTTCCTTCATCAACCCGCGCCATCTGGACCGGCTCGGACTGCCGGCGGAAGATCTCTTGCGCCAGGTGGTGTCGGTGCAAAACCCCTTGAGCGAGGAACAGGGCATCCTCCGCCCGACGATCCTGCCGGGCTTGTTGGAGGTGGCCGCCCGCAACGCCAGCCGCCGCATCGCCGATCTGGCCATCTTCGAGATTGGCTCCACCTTCTCGCCACGTGCATTGCCCTTGAAGGAATTGCCCGATGAGCCCTGGAAGGTCTCCGCTCTGGTGATGGGCGAAGAGCCGATCCACTGGAGCGGCAAGCCGAAAGCCGTCGATTTCTATTACCTGAAAGGGATCGCCGAGAAACTGCTGGCGACACTGAAGATCGATGATGTGGCCTGGCAGCGCGAAAAGGAGGTTCCCTATCTCCACCCCGGCCGCTCGGCCCGGCTGACCGTGGAACGGGAGGGCGTAAAGATCCAACTGGGCGTCCTCGGCGAGGTTCACCCGGACGTACGAGAGGCTTATGACCTGGTCGGACGGCCTGTCGTCATGGAACTGGACCTGTCGGCGCTGACCCTGCTTGCTAGGGCGAAAGGCGACTATACACCGCTGCCCCGTTATCCTTCGACTGATCGCGACATGGCCATGGTTCTCCCCCTTGATATTCCGGCCAGTCAGGTGGAAGCTGTCATCGCCGAGACAGGCGGAGAGATCCTGGAACGGTGGCGCCTCTTCGATGTCTACCAGGGCAATCAGATCGCCCAGGGTTACCGCAGCCTTGCTTACACCCTTCGTTATCAGGCACCCGATCGCACCCTCACCGACGACGAGGTCAACAGCCGCCATGAGTCGATCAAAGCCGCTCTTGTCGAACGCCTGGGCGCTCGATTCCGGTAA
- the pheS gene encoding phenylalanine--tRNA ligase subunit alpha, which produces MREQLDQIRREAAEALCAVDTMEALQDWRVRILGKKGVLTGILRGLGALPAEERPLMGALVNEVRAELEFKLEEKSRELKAREKEARLSGESIDITLPGRVQPVGGKHPLTLVIDEIKQIFLGMGYEIAEGPEVELDYYNFEALNLPQDHPARDMQDSFYITSDILLRTHTSPVQIRAMERIRPQLPVKVICPGRVFRRDDDATHSPMFHQVEGLVVDKGITFGDLRGTLLTFARQMFGPDREIRLRPSFFPFTEPSAEVDISCVICGGGGCRVCKGSGWLEILGSGMVHPRVLEYGGYNPQEVTGFAFGMGVERIAMLKYGIDDMRLLYENDMRFLAQF; this is translated from the coding sequence ATGCGTGAACAACTGGACCAGATCCGGCGCGAAGCGGCGGAAGCGCTGTGCGCCGTCGACACGATGGAAGCGCTTCAGGATTGGCGTGTCCGCATTCTTGGCAAAAAAGGGGTGCTGACGGGAATCCTGCGCGGACTCGGGGCGCTTCCTGCCGAGGAACGCCCGCTCATGGGCGCCCTCGTCAACGAGGTGCGGGCCGAGTTGGAGTTCAAGCTGGAGGAGAAGAGCCGAGAACTGAAAGCGAGAGAAAAAGAGGCGCGCCTCTCCGGCGAATCCATCGACATCACCCTGCCGGGACGGGTACAGCCCGTCGGCGGCAAGCACCCTCTCACATTGGTCATCGACGAGATCAAGCAGATCTTCCTCGGCATGGGTTATGAGATTGCTGAGGGACCGGAAGTGGAACTGGACTATTACAATTTCGAAGCCCTCAACCTGCCCCAGGATCATCCGGCCCGGGACATGCAGGATTCCTTCTATATCACCTCCGACATCCTGCTGCGCACCCATACGTCGCCGGTGCAGATCCGGGCGATGGAGCGCATCCGGCCTCAATTGCCTGTAAAAGTGATCTGCCCGGGCCGCGTCTTCCGCCGCGACGATGACGCCACCCACTCGCCCATGTTCCACCAGGTGGAGGGGCTGGTCGTCGACAAAGGAATCACCTTCGGCGACCTCAGGGGAACGCTGCTCACCTTCGCCCGCCAGATGTTCGGCCCTGACCGGGAGATCCGCCTGCGGCCATCCTTCTTTCCCTTCACCGAACCGAGCGCCGAAGTGGACATCTCTTGCGTCATCTGCGGCGGCGGCGGCTGTCGCGTCTGCAAGGGCTCCGGCTGGCTTGAGATCCTCGGCTCCGGTATGGTCCACCCGCGCGTCCTCGAATACGGCGGCTACAACCCCCAGGAAGTGACCGGCTTCGCCTTCGGCATGGGTGTCGAACGGATCGCTATGCTCAAGTACGGCATCGACGACATGCGGCTTTTGTATGAGAACGATATGAGGTTCCTGGCGCAGTTCTAG
- a CDS encoding potassium channel family protein, translating into MAKVKTQKLFAVIGLGRFGTSVAKTLCRMGYEVLAIDSSEERINEVAHFVTHAVQADAEDEEVLKKLGIRNFDTVIVAIGSDVQANILVTVILKDMGVRHVVAKAQNDLHGKVLTKVGADQVVYPERDMGVRVAHALVTSTVMDYLELSPVHSLVEIRSPERLVGQTLGKADLRARCGITVIAIRKGNDVIASPGADTLIEQGDILVAVGSNDDLSRFEEETF; encoded by the coding sequence ATGGCCAAAGTAAAAACACAAAAGCTGTTTGCCGTCATCGGCTTGGGACGATTCGGCACGAGCGTCGCCAAGACCCTCTGCCGCATGGGCTACGAGGTGCTGGCCATCGACAGTTCGGAAGAGCGGATCAACGAGGTGGCCCATTTCGTCACCCATGCGGTGCAGGCTGACGCCGAAGACGAAGAGGTGCTCAAAAAGCTCGGCATTCGCAATTTCGATACGGTGATCGTCGCCATTGGTTCGGATGTGCAGGCCAACATCCTCGTCACAGTCATCCTCAAGGACATGGGCGTCCGCCATGTGGTGGCTAAGGCGCAGAACGATCTCCATGGCAAGGTCTTGACCAAGGTGGGCGCCGACCAGGTTGTCTACCCCGAGCGCGACATGGGCGTCCGTGTCGCCCATGCGCTGGTCACATCGACGGTGATGGACTACCTGGAACTCTCGCCGGTCCATTCGCTGGTTGAAATCCGTTCGCCCGAACGGCTTGTGGGCCAGACCCTCGGCAAGGCCGATCTGCGCGCCCGTTGCGGCATCACCGTCATCGCCATCCGCAAAGGCAATGATGTGATCGCCTCGCCTGGCGCCGACACGCTGATCGAGCAGGGGGACATCCTCGTGGCCGTCGGTTCCAACGATGACTTAAGCCGCTTCGAGGAGGAAACCTTTTGA
- a CDS encoding cell division protein ZapA: MPEEVHKTTVHIYGEPYTIRSPLTSQQMKQLAATVDERMQEISRKGPHLSVSKVAVMAALHFAHDLAKLQEDYDDLIKLLEDSSSPK; this comes from the coding sequence GTGCCTGAAGAAGTCCACAAGACGACTGTACACATTTACGGAGAACCTTATACGATCCGGAGTCCCTTGACGTCGCAGCAGATGAAGCAATTGGCCGCCACCGTCGACGAGCGGATGCAAGAGATTAGCCGCAAGGGGCCTCATCTTTCCGTCTCCAAGGTGGCCGTGATGGCGGCGCTGCACTTCGCCCATGACTTGGCGAAGCTGCAGGAGGACTATGACGATCTGATCAAACTCCTGGAGGATTCCAGTTCCCCCAAATGA
- the polX gene encoding DNA polymerase/3'-5' exonuclease PolX: MHNQEIAWTLAEMANLLEILGENPFKVSAIRKGAMVIEKLETPVSVLSARGQLAKIDGIGKGLCAEIEALLQAGESPRLQRLREKVPPGVLDMLQLPGIGLRAVRTFFAEGYTTLEELEEGARKHRLRQLPGIAAKTELAVIRGVELLRRRSGKFGLGVARPLAEALLRFLQNLPEVSRAELTGDLRRSQEMVEEIHLLAASQEPAVILNLVKKHPMAAKQLAEDDTFVRFAFAFGLPVRIEVTSESNFVARWVETTGTAQHWAALRSRGARPASCEEQADESDWRRFISSQEAEEVFYEELRLPWIPPELRETGKEVAQAEAGELPDLVELGDILGDFHIHTNWSDGVSSLEEMVSAGRDRGYAYMAITDHSQSLAVARGLSESKLREQQRTIRQIDAREKDITLFSGIEMDILGDGRLDYADDILREMDVVIASVHTGLRQERHKVHTRLEAALKNPHVDIIGHPTGRLIGTREPYDVDIDWLLDLAAKTGTILEINASPDRLDLSAPHARLAKERGVMIVINTDAHDRARLSEMAYGVANARRAGLEKGDILNTKPLAEVKKILAKPKG; this comes from the coding sequence GTGCATAACCAGGAAATCGCCTGGACCCTCGCCGAGATGGCCAACCTGTTGGAGATTCTCGGGGAAAACCCCTTCAAGGTGAGCGCCATCCGCAAGGGCGCCATGGTCATCGAAAAGCTGGAAACCCCTGTCTCTGTCCTGTCCGCCCGCGGACAACTGGCGAAGATCGACGGCATCGGCAAGGGGCTTTGCGCAGAGATCGAGGCGTTGCTGCAAGCGGGTGAGAGCCCTCGATTGCAGCGACTGCGCGAAAAGGTTCCCCCCGGTGTCCTTGATATGCTGCAACTGCCCGGCATCGGACTGCGGGCGGTGCGCACCTTTTTTGCCGAAGGGTATACGACGCTGGAGGAACTGGAAGAGGGGGCACGCAAACACCGGTTGCGGCAGTTGCCGGGCATCGCCGCCAAAACGGAACTGGCGGTGATCCGCGGCGTCGAGTTGCTGCGGCGGCGGTCAGGGAAATTCGGACTTGGCGTGGCCCGTCCGCTGGCCGAGGCGTTGCTCCGATTCCTACAAAATCTCCCCGAGGTGAGCCGCGCCGAGCTCACCGGCGACCTGCGCCGCAGCCAGGAGATGGTCGAAGAGATCCACCTCCTGGCGGCGTCGCAAGAACCGGCGGTAATCCTGAATTTAGTAAAAAAACACCCGATGGCGGCGAAACAACTCGCTGAAGATGACACATTCGTCCGCTTCGCCTTCGCCTTCGGCCTGCCGGTTCGCATCGAAGTCACCAGCGAGTCCAATTTTGTCGCTCGGTGGGTCGAAACGACGGGAACGGCGCAGCACTGGGCGGCCTTGCGCAGCCGGGGCGCCCGTCCGGCCTCTTGCGAAGAACAGGCCGATGAAAGTGACTGGCGCCGGTTCATCTCCTCTCAGGAGGCCGAGGAGGTCTTCTACGAGGAGCTTCGCCTTCCCTGGATCCCTCCGGAACTGCGGGAAACGGGGAAGGAAGTCGCTCAGGCTGAAGCGGGGGAGCTGCCCGACTTGGTGGAGTTGGGTGACATCCTCGGCGACTTTCATATCCATACCAACTGGAGCGATGGCGTATCCTCGCTGGAGGAGATGGTCTCGGCCGGTCGGGACCGGGGGTACGCCTACATGGCCATCACCGATCATTCCCAGTCCCTGGCGGTCGCCCGGGGGCTTTCGGAATCGAAGCTGCGGGAACAGCAACGGACCATCCGCCAAATCGACGCCCGCGAGAAGGATATTACCCTTTTTTCCGGGATCGAGATGGATATCCTCGGTGACGGCCGCCTCGATTATGCCGACGACATATTGAGAGAGATGGACGTGGTCATCGCCTCTGTCCATACGGGCTTGCGCCAGGAGCGTCACAAGGTCCATACTCGCTTGGAGGCAGCTTTGAAAAACCCTCATGTGGACATCATCGGCCATCCGACAGGCCGGCTGATCGGCACACGAGAACCCTATGACGTGGACATCGATTGGCTTCTGGATCTGGCGGCAAAAACCGGCACGATCCTGGAGATCAACGCCTCGCCGGACCGGCTCGATCTTTCGGCGCCCCATGCCCGCCTCGCCAAGGAGCGGGGCGTCATGATCGTCATCAATACGGATGCCCATGACCGCGCCAGGTTGAGCGAGATGGCTTACGGCGTCGCCAACGCCCGGCGGGCCGGTTTGGAGAAGGGTGACATCCTGAACACGAAACCCCTGGCGGAGGTGAAAAAGATTTTAGCCAAGCCGAAAGGGTGA
- the cydB gene encoding cytochrome d ubiquinol oxidase subunit II, with translation MMELQITWFVLVGVLLLGYALLDGFDLGVGSLYLLTKDPDERRRMIYSIGPYWDSNQVWLLTGGGAIFAAFPMVYATVFSGFYLALMLVLFALIFRAVSIEFQHQLDSPGWRKWWDLGFSLGSLLPSILYGVAVGNILRGIPLDANGGYLGDFLGLLNPYSLVMGLVSLSLFAMHGAAFIISQSDGALQVKARRWARAAWLTLLPLFLIGTAWSYLGTPRLFSNYFDVPLLWVFPLIALLGLAAFPAALKGGNAYGPLGASALTIFGLLTTMAASLFPYIVPASNNLANSLTVFNASSSERTLMIMLILALIGLPIVLTYTAYIYRTFIRSARVMTIGNKQSMKI, from the coding sequence ATGATGGAACTGCAGATCACCTGGTTTGTGCTGGTTGGCGTGCTCTTGCTCGGTTACGCCCTTTTGGACGGCTTCGATTTAGGCGTCGGCAGCCTCTATCTGCTGACAAAGGATCCCGATGAACGCAGACGCATGATCTATTCCATCGGCCCCTACTGGGACAGCAATCAGGTCTGGCTGCTCACCGGCGGCGGTGCCATCTTCGCTGCCTTTCCCATGGTCTATGCCACTGTCTTCAGCGGTTTTTACCTGGCCCTGATGCTCGTGCTCTTCGCCCTCATCTTCCGGGCCGTCTCCATCGAGTTCCAGCACCAGTTGGACAGCCCCGGCTGGCGCAAGTGGTGGGACCTCGGATTCAGTCTCGGCAGCCTGCTCCCGTCCATCCTCTACGGGGTGGCTGTCGGCAACATCCTGCGAGGCATCCCTCTCGACGCCAATGGTGGCTATCTGGGTGACTTCCTGGGCCTGCTCAATCCCTACTCGCTCGTCATGGGCCTCGTCAGCCTCTCTCTCTTCGCCATGCACGGCGCCGCCTTCATCATCTCCCAGAGCGACGGCGCGCTCCAGGTAAAAGCCCGCCGCTGGGCGCGCGCAGCCTGGCTGACCTTGCTCCCCCTCTTTCTCATCGGCACGGCTTGGAGCTACCTGGGCACACCGAGGCTCTTCAGCAACTACTTCGACGTTCCTCTGCTCTGGGTGTTTCCCCTGATCGCCTTGCTCGGTCTCGCTGCCTTTCCGGCGGCCCTGAAAGGCGGCAACGCCTATGGGCCTCTGGGCGCATCAGCCCTGACTATCTTCGGCCTATTGACGACCATGGCAGCCAGCCTCTTCCCCTATATCGTTCCGGCCTCTAACAACCTGGCCAACAGCCTCACCGTCTTCAACGCCTCCTCGTCAGAGCGGACGCTGATGATCATGCTGATCCTGGCGCTGATTGGATTGCCGATTGTGCTGACCTATACGGCGTATATTTACCGGACCTTCATCCGTTCGGCGCGAGTAATGACGATAGGGAACAAACAGAGCATGAAGATCTGA
- the rpmI gene encoding 50S ribosomal protein L35, producing the protein MPKMKTHRGAAKRFKKTASGKFKAKNAFTRHILEKKSAKRKRQLRGTAVVAKEDTPKLKELLPYL; encoded by the coding sequence ATGCCGAAAATGAAAACCCACCGCGGGGCGGCCAAACGGTTCAAGAAAACCGCCTCCGGCAAGTTCAAGGCGAAAAACGCCTTCACCCGCCACATCTTGGAGAAGAAGTCAGCCAAGCGCAAGCGCCAGCTCCGCGGCACCGCTGTCGTCGCTAAGGAAGACACGCCGAAGCTGAAGGAACTGCTTCCCTATCTCTAA
- the infC gene encoding translation initiation factor IF-3, translating into MSKDLRINEEIRVREVRLVGTEGEQLGILNIRDALRIAQESNLDLVEVAPTARPPVCRIMDYGKYKFEQSKREREARKKQKIVSIKEVKLRPNIEDHDFDTKARNAIRFLEDGDKVKVTIMFRGREITHPELGRQLCVRLAEVCRPYSNVERDAKVEGRNMIMILAPKAETQREPRAEKPRDAKRAEKAEAPTTGKAE; encoded by the coding sequence ATCAGCAAGGACCTGCGCATCAACGAGGAGATCCGCGTCCGCGAAGTTCGCTTGGTGGGCACCGAGGGGGAACAGCTGGGGATTTTGAACATCCGCGACGCCCTGCGCATCGCCCAGGAGAGCAACCTCGATCTGGTGGAGGTGGCGCCGACGGCCAGGCCTCCCGTATGCCGGATCATGGATTACGGCAAGTATAAGTTTGAGCAGAGCAAACGGGAACGAGAAGCTCGCAAAAAACAAAAAATTGTCAGCATCAAAGAGGTTAAACTGCGCCCGAACATCGAGGATCATGATTTTGACACGAAGGCTCGCAACGCCATCCGCTTTCTGGAGGACGGCGATAAAGTAAAGGTCACGATCATGTTCCGTGGACGTGAGATCACCCACCCCGAGTTGGGCCGGCAGTTGTGTGTCCGTTTGGCCGAGGTCTGTCGACCCTATTCCAACGTGGAACGCGACGCCAAGGTGGAAGGCCGCAACATGATCATGATCCTGGCGCCCAAAGCCGAGACCCAGCGGGAACCTCGCGCCGAGAAGCCTCGGGATGCCAAAAGAGCTGAGAAAGCGGAAGCCCCGACCACCGGGAAAGCCGAATAA